A single Pangasianodon hypophthalmus isolate fPanHyp1 chromosome 27, fPanHyp1.pri, whole genome shotgun sequence DNA region contains:
- the cdc42ep2 gene encoding cdc42 effector protein 2, whose protein sequence is MSSKAPIYLKRRSRKGKKEKLRDLLSSDMISPPLGDFRHTIHIGSGAGGDNLFGDLSFLQGKFHLLPGHQDQQGAIQWSCAATESSPLLKNALSLPVIGGVQALTLPPSAPVASQPLAPAMAPPPKPPRLHLESPQTSLPGSPKRSPDHEQPCVATEEKESEEKQGEKDDEHPYLSHAGSLLSLHLDLGPSILEDVLQIMDTQRMGGIGGGFTPNGRQQVYT, encoded by the coding sequence ATGTCCTCCAAAGCACCCATCTACCTGAAGCGCCGGAGCCGCAAAGGCAAGAAAGAGAAGCTGCGCGACCTCCTCTCATCCGACATGATCAGCCCTCCGCTGGGCGACTTTCGCCACACCATTCACATCGGGAGCGGCGCTGGCGGCGACAACCTCTTCGGCGACCTTTCCTTCCTCCAGGGCAAGTTCCACCTGTTACCCGGGCATCAAGACCAGCAAGGGGCAATCCAGTGGAGCTGCGCTGCCACTGAGAGTTCACCGCTGCTCAAGAACGctctttcacttcctgttatCGGAGGAGTGCAGGCACTTACGCTTCCGCCCTCAGCCCCTGTTGCGTCACAGCCTCTCGCCCCTGCCATGGCTCCGCCCCCAAAACCTCCCAGACTGCACCTGGAGTCGCCCCAAACGTCACTTCCTGGCTCCCCGAAGCGCTCTCCTGATCACGAACAGCCTTGTGTTGCAACAGAGGAAAAGGAAAGCGAGGAAAAACAAGGAGAGAAAGACGACGAGCATCCGTATCTGTCTCACGCTGGCTCCCTGCTCTCGCTCCACTTGGACCTGGGGCCGTCCATCCTAGAGGACGTCCTACAGATCATGGACACTCAGAGGATGGGAGGAATCGGTGGAGGATTCACGCCAAACGGACGACAACAGGTCTACACCTAA